The genomic segment CCACGGAACACGCCTTCGAGTTCCTGGATGATTTTGCCGTTACCCCGCACCGGCCCGTCCAGCCGCTGCAGGTTGCAGTTAACCACGAAGATCAGGTTATCCAGGTTCTCGCGCCCAGCCTTGGAAATGGAGCCGAGGGTTTCCGGCTCGTCGCACTCGCCGTCACCGATGAACGCCCACACCTTGCGGTTGTCCATATCGGTCAGCTCACGGCTGTGCAGGTACTTCATCACGTGGGCCTGGTAGATGGCCTGAATCGGCCCCAGACCCATGGAAACGGTAGGGAACTGCCAGTAATCCGGCATCAGCCAGGGGTGCGGGTAGGAGGACAGGCCTTCACCGTCCACCTCTTCCCGATACTTGTCGAGTTGTTCCTCGCTAAAGCGGCCTTCCAGGAAGGAGCGCGCATAGATACCCGGCGCGGCGTGGCCCTGGAAGTACACCAGGTCAGATTCCCGCTTGTCGTCGCCACCGTGGAAGAAATAGTTGAAGCCCACGTCATACAATGTGGCGGCAGAAGAGAAGGTGGAAATATGGCCGCCCAGGTCGCCCGGGCGCTTGTTGGCCCGCACCACCATGGCCATGGCGTTCCAGCGGATCAGCGAGCGAATGCGCCGCTCCATGAACAGGTCGCCCGGCATCTGCGCCTGCTTGGCAACCGGAATGCTGTTGCGGAATGGCGTGGTGATGGAATACGGCAGCGCGGTGCCATCGCGGCTGGCGCGCTCAGACAGGCGCTCCAGAATGTATTTGGCCCGATCAACGCCTTCGTTCTCGATCAGAGATTCCAGCGCATCAAGCCATTCACTGGTTTCAATGGGATCATCATCCTGGTACATCAAACCCTCCCCTTGGACTCAAAAGGTGCCTCGTGGGCCACGATCAGCAGCCTGTCACGGTGCAAACTTGAAATGCTGCGATAACCTGCAGTTTTATTGTGGATACATCAGCTTGCGAGAAATGCTTAATAACGCGTTTGACCTCTCTCAAGCATAGAACAGCTTTCACATTTTTCCTGCCGCGCGGGCCGGCTGCGGGCGGAGCTTTTGGCCCCGAACTTCCCGACACCGGCTGTACTGGGCGCACCGCACGCCAAAACTTTCGTACTTTTACTACAAAATTAGCCAGAAAAACAAACAAACAGCCGTTTGAAATGCCGAAACAGCAACTTTATTTAGATTAGTTACGCAATAATGTCCGGTTTCGATGACTTTCACAACCAGGCATCAGACCAATGTATGAGCGCATTGGTACTTACGAATTGCATCGCCATACTAAACACCTTAACCCCAAACAAATCTGCGATTTTCGCGCCATTTCGCTTTAAATTAGCGACATTCGGCGAGCTTTGGAGATTAACTCAGCCGCCAAACACTGAATTATTAATTAGACCTGAAAATGAATTTCGATTTATGTATACTTGCCTGCCCGTTTTTTAACCAGTGAAGGAGGTTGCTAACCCTCCTTTTATCTTTGGCACCTAACCCGGATTTCTCACGAGGGGATAAAAGAAAGCGGCTGAAAGCGGTATAATTTCAGGACCTTACACCGTTCACTAAGCACCAACAGCCGCTATCCGAAATGGTACCTGAAAAACTGACCTTCTCGCCACTCTCTCGCCGCCAAATTGAAGCCGATTTCTCCGGTGGCCACATCACCTCCGATGCCGGATTGCTCCTGCTTCGCGAAGTCGACAAACAACACCAGCTCACTCAGCGCCTGGCTACGGTGCTGGACGATGCCCGTAATCCCGTGCTGGTTCGCCACAAGCTTCAAACCATGGTCCGGCAGCGGGTCTTTGGCGTGGCTGCCGGGTACGAAGACCTCAACGATCACGAGGCGCTACGCGCTGATCAGGCACTTCAGACCGCAACCGGTGAAGATGCCATTCTGGCGGGCAAATCGACCTTGTGCCGGATGGAACAGCGCGTGGACCGGCAGGCGGTGATCAACGCCCACGAACTGCTGTGGCATCACTTCATTGAACAGCACGAGACTCCACCCAAGGAAATTGTGCTGGATTTTGATGGCACTGACATTCCAGTGCATGGCGACCAGCCCGGCAAGTTCTTTAACGCCTACTACGATCACCATTGTTACTTCCCGCTGTACGTGTTCTGCGGCCGTCACCTGTTGGTGAGCTACCTGCGCACCAGCAATCGAAGCGACAGCCGCCACAGCTGGGCCATTCTGGCCCTGCTGGTGAAGTTCATCCGGCAGTACTGGCCGGATACCCGCATCGTGTTCCGGGGTGACAGCGGCTTCTATCGCCCCCGATTGCTGAGCTGGTGCGACCGGAATAACGTGGATTACCTTGTGGGCATCAGCAAAAACAGCCGGCTGCTCAAGGAGGTGGACGTGCCCTCGATGCTGGTTCGCAGGGCTCACGGGGAGTTGGGAGAAAAAGTCTCTGCCACCTACCGGTTCCAGTACCAGGCCCACACCTGGAAATACCCTCGCTGGGTGGTGGCTCGCCTGGAAGAAGGTGAGTTTGGCTCGAACCCTCGCTTCGTGATCAGTTCCCGCTATGACGACGGCCTCAAGCTCTACTACGAGCAGTACTGCGCCCGTGGCGATATGGAAAACCGGATCAAGGATCAGCAGTTGTGTCTGTTCGCAGATCGCACCTCCAGCACGCGGTGGTGGACCAATCAGTGGCGGTTGCTCCTATCGGGCTTTGCCTACACGTTGTTCGAGCGATTACGGGCCCACTTGAAGAAGACGCCCTTCGAGAGAATGAGCGCCAGTAACCTGCGGCTGAAACTGATCAAGGTGGGCGCGGTCATCATTCGCAACACTCGGCGCATACGGGTGTTGATGAGCGATGCCTATCCTTACAAAGACGAACTCTCTGACCTGGTACGTCAACTGGTTCCGGGATAGAAGCCCGGGCTCCCCCGGCCCGATGCAATGGGGGAAAGGGGGTCGTGTGTCCGGACAACAGAAATTGATCGGTTATTAGTCAATCTCGGCCGCAAATGAGCGGTAATGGCGGTAACCTGCACAGTCTGCGAGACTTGCCGGGGACCTATGAGAAATCCGGGCTAATCAGAGGGCGATCTATGAACTCCATCGTCACCTTTCCGAACCGCATCCCGGTTCAGGAATTCGAGGAACGCCGGTTCAAGGTTTTTACCGACCGCCAGCTCGATAAAATTGAGGCGATCCAGAATCTCCCCGAAGAGACCCTGTTCGAAATGAAAGTGGTGGCCAGCGTGCTGCCATTCCGGGTCAACGAATATGTGATCAACGAACTGATCAACTGGGACAAGGTACCGAACGATCCCATCTATCAGCTCGTATTCCCTCAAAAGGGTATGCTCAAGGACGAACATTACGAACAGATGGCGAAGCTGCACCGCGAGGGTGCCGACAAGAAGGACATCCAGGCTGCCGCGAAGGTTATCCGGGACGAACTGAACCCGCACCCGGCCGGCCAGATGGAAATGAACATGCCGGAACTGGACGGCGAAGTGCTGGACGGCGTGCAGCACAAGTACCGCGAAACCGTGCTGTTCTTCCCGTCCCAGGGCCAGACCTGCCACAGCTACTGCACCTTCTGCTTCCGCTGGGCGCAGTTTGTGGGCGACAAAGACCTGAAAATGGCCAGCACTGATGCCGAGAAGCTGCACGGCTACCTGCAGGAGCACACCGAAGTGACCGACCTGCTGGTCACCGGTGGCGACCCGATGGTCATGAAGACCAAGAACCTGGTGCAGTACCTGGAACCGCTGCTGCAGCCCGAGTTTGACCACATCCAGACCATCCGCATCGGCACCAAGGCCCTCACCTTCTGGCCGTACCGTTTCGTGACCGACAAGGACGCCGACGAGCTGATCGAACTGTTCGCCAAACTGGTTGATGGCGGCAAGCACGTGGCCATCATGGCCCACTACAACCACTGGCAGGAAATCACCACCGGCATCGCGGAAGAAGCCATCCGCCGCATCCGTGCCACCGGTGCCGAGATCCGCGCCCAGGGCCCGCTGATCAAACACGTGAACGACAACGCCGACGACTGGGCCAAGCTGTGGAAGCGCGAAGTGAAGCTGGGCATCATCCCCTACTACATGTTTGTAGAACGGGACACCGGCGCCAAGAACTACTTCGAGGTGCCCCTGGCCGAGGCCTACCACATCTACCGTGAAGCCATGAAAAAGGTCAGCGGCCTGGCCCGCACCGCCCGCGGCCCCAGCATGAGCGCCGGCCCCGGCAAGGTGGAAGTTCAGGGCATTACCGAAATCAAAGGCGAAAAAGTGTTCGTACTGCGCTTCCTGCAGGGCCGCAACCCGGACTGGGTGCAGCGCCCGTTCTTCGCCAAGTACAGCGAAACGGCGACCTGGCTGCATGAGCTTGAGCCCGCCTTCGGGGAGGAGAAGTTCTTCTTTGAGGATGAGTTTGAGGCGATGAAGCAGGGGAAGGCGTAGCCCCCTGGTAACAGGCCCGCTGCGGCGGGCCTGTTTATCTCCCCTTCTTGGGCAAAAAACCCGCCGGCTTATCCCGAATCCACCCCACAAACGTTCTCAACTCTTCAAGTTCCAGCAATCGCTCCCGCGTGTTGTAATACAACCCCAACTCATGTTCCGAACGCGCCCGATGAATCGCGTTATGGCATGGCCGGCACACCCACAAGGTGCGGGTGATCAGCTCCTCTTTACTGAACAGCTTCTGAAACCGCTTTTTGCGGTGCAGGTGTTTGGGTATAAGGTGGTGGCGGGTGAGCTTGGGTACGGCGCGTTCGCAGAGTTCACAGTTGTCAGGTTGGGGCGGGAGTTTTAGCATGTCACTTGGTTCGCTGCGGTAAAACGGTTGCGCTGCTCTAAACCAGAATACGTTGTTTGGGGGATTCGGGATGTATCAATGGTTCAAGCCATGGCGAGTGCTGTCCGTGCTGGCCGCTTTGCTGTTTACGTCCAGCCTCCAGGCCGGCGAACTGGTGCGCATTGCGGCGGCTTCGGATTTGCGTTACGCCCTGGATGACATCATTGAGCTGTATCGCGAAGCCAACCCGGCCGCCAATGTTCAGGTGGTGTATGGTTCCTCCGGCAAAATGACCACGCAGATCATTAACGGTGCGCCCTACGATATTTTCTTTTCGGCCGACATTGCGTTTCCCAAGCGGCTAGAGCAGGAGGGGCTGACGGCTACCCCGCCAGCGGTCTACGCCATTGGCCGCATTGTGCTCTGGAGCAACACCCTGGACGCCGGCAGCCTGACCCTCAACGATCTGACTTCGGATTCCATTACCCGCATCGCCATCGCCCAGCCGGCCCACGCACCTTATGGCCTGCGCGCCAGGGAAGCCATGCAGGCGGTCGGCGTATGGGAGGCCGTGCAACCCAAGCTGGTGTTTGGTGAGAACATTGCCCACGCGGCGCAGATGGCCGCGTCCGGTGCCGCTCAGGTGGGTGTGATTGCACTGTCTCTGGCGAAGTTTCCGGAACTGGCCACCCACAACCACTACCTGATCGACGACAACCTGCACAACCCACTGACCCAGGGCTATGTGGTTACCCGGCGTGGCGGCAATAAGCCAGAGGCCATGCACTTTGCTGATTTCATGGCCACCGAGCAGGCACACTCTATAATGGAGCAATACGGATTTGTGATGCCCTGACCGGCGCACGGCCAACCGGCATCTTCACCTGAAAGGACCCCAATGTTTCAACTCGGCCCCGCAGAGTGGCAGGCCATTGAAGTCACCTTCAAGCTCTGCCTGTACACCACCATCATTCTGTTATTGCTGGCCACACCTTTGTCCTGGTGGCTGGCGCAGGGGCGCACTCAATTTCGTACCGTTGTGCAGGCCATTGTGGCGCTGCCATTGGTGCTGCCGCCCACCGTGCTGGGGTTCTATCTGCTGATCACTCTTGGGCCCCGGGGCGTAGTGGGTCAAACCCTTCAGGACTTGGGTTTTCAGCACCTGGCGTTTTCGTTTGAGGGGATTCTGATTGCCTCGGTTATCTATTCCATGCCCTTTGCCGTGCAACCGCTGACCGAAGCCTTTCGCAACCTGGGCCGGCGCCCGGTCGAGGTGGCCAGCAGCCTGGGCGCCGGCGCCTGGGACCGGTTCCGAACGGTGATCTTCCCCCTCAGTCGGGGCGGTTTTGTGGTGGCAGCCACCCTGACCTTCGCCCACACCCTGGGAGAGTTCGGCGTTATTTTGATGCTCGGCGGCAGCATTCCGGGTGAAACCAAGGTGCTGTCGGTTTTGATCTACGATCACGCCGAGGCCATGAACTACGATGCCGCCCACAGCCTGTCGCTGATGTTATTAATCTTCGCCTTTGCCACTTTGTTTGTGGTGTACAGCATTAACCGCCGGTTCGAGGTCGCCAAGCTATGACCCTGTACCTGCAGGGACACCTTCGCCACGGCAAGGACTTTGAGCTCAAGGTTAACCATGAGCTACCGCTGGAGGGTGTCACCGCGCTGTTTGGCCGCTCCGGTTGTGGCAAAACCACCCTGCTGCGCATTATCGCCGGCCTGGAACGGCCACGGGGTGCGGTGGTGCGCTTTGGCGGGCAGCACTGGCAACGGGGCCGGCAGTTTCTTCCCCTGCACAAGCGCAGGATTGGCCTGGTGTTTCAGGAACACAGCTTGCTCCCTCACCTGTCCGCTCGGGAAAACCTGCTTTACGGATACCAACGAACACCGACGGAGCAACGTCGGCTTCACCCGGATGAAGTAACCGCCATGCTGGGAATTGAGCACCTGCTGGACCGGCGGATTGATCAGCTCTCCGGGGGCCAGCGCCAGCGGTTTTCCCTTGGCCGTGCGTTGTTGATCAGCCCCCAGTTGCTGCTACTGGACGAACCTATGGCGGCGCTGGATACCCAGACCAAACGGGAAATCATGCCGTTTCTGTCTCGCATGGCGGCGGAATCCGGGGTGCCGATTATCATGGTCAGCCATTCCCCGGATGAGGTCACCCGGCTGGCAGACCGGGTGGTGTTCATGCAGAACGGCCAGATTCAAAACGTGGAAACCTTGCGGGAGGCCCTGGCCCGGCCAGACTCCCCGTTGTTCGATGATGCGGGTGCGGCTTCAGTGCTGGAGGGAACTCTAGGTGAGGCGGGGGAAGACAACGCCCGGCCTTTTGGCCCGCCGGAGGCTCGGCTGTGGTTAACAAGTTCTGCGCCGGCAGCCGGGATGGACAGAACCCGGATTAGCATTCTTGCCCGGGACGTCAGTTTGTCTCTGGTAGACCCTCAACACATCAGCATTCAGAACCACCTGCCGGTGACCATCGAACGCATAGACCCGCCCAGGGACAACCGTTGCGTGGTGGCCTGCCGAACGGCGGACGGTCAACTGCTGTTGGCGGAAATCACCGCCCGGGCTGTCCAGCAACTGGGGCTGGCAACGGGCAAGCAGGTGTACGCGCTGATCAAATCGGTGGCGTTGCTGGCCTGACGTTGACAGCCAGGCCTACCATCCGTTGTCAGTGCATCAGGGTGTAGAGTTTACGGCGGTAGGTACGCACATCCGGATTGTTGTTACCCAGCTTCTCGAACAGTTCCACCAGCGTAGTCTTGGCGACACCGTCTTTGTAGGTGCTGTCTGACTGCATCAGGCGAATCAGCAGATCCATGGCTTCGGCGTTTTTGTCCTGCAGTACCTTGTGCAGGGACAATTGGTGCAGGGCTTCCGGGTCTTTCGGATTGGCTTCCAGCTTTGCCTCCAGTTCCGACTGCGCCGGCAGTTCACCGGACTGCTTCAAAAACTTCACCCGCGCTGCCAGCTGCTTGGCCTTGTGCTGCAGTTTCTCTTCCGGCGGCAGGCTGTTGAGCACCTGCTCGGCGGTGTCGAGATCGCCCTGCTCGGCTTTCAGCTGGGCCAGGTCGATCAGCACATCCAGGTTTTCCGGGTCTTTCTGGTTCATCTCGGTGAGGATGGCCAGGGCACCGTCTACATCACCGGCTTCCCATAGGGCGTGGGCTTTCTCGTAAGGGTCTTCAGACGGCGCGTCGATGTGCTTTTCCAGCACCTTGCGGATCTCACTTTCCGGCAGGGCACCGTTAAAACCATCCACCGCCTGACCGTTCTTCACCAGAATCACCGTGGGCAGGCTGCGCACACCCAGGGAAGCCGTCAGCTCCTGCTGTTCGTCTGCATTTACCTTGGCCAGCTGGAAATTCCCCTGATACTCCTCCGCCAGCTTCTGCAGAATCGGCATCAGCTGCTTGCAGGGAGCACACCATTCGGCCCACACGTCCACCAGGATGGGGGTGGTGGCGGAGGCATCCATTACTTTCTGCTGAAAGTTGTCGGCGGTGGCGTCAAATATATGCGGCGAGTTGCTCATAAGTTGGGAACCTGAACCATAATGAGTGAAATTGCCTCTAGATATGGCACCGGCTCCCGAAAAATCAAGCCAGCTTGAAAACCTGACTTTCGCCGTCACATAGGTCTTTAACCACTCAGCCTTGAGAGCAACACGGTATGAATGACGAGAACCGCAAAGACTCCCTGGAAGAATTTGAAGAAGATGTGACCGAGTACATCGGCAAAGACGAGAACAGCAAAAGCCTGGTCTTGCCTCAACAGGCCAGGCCGCGGCGTATGTATGTGTTGCCGGTGTCGAACCGGCCGTTCTTTCCGGCCCAGGTGCAGCCCGTGGTGGTGAACCAGGACCCCTGGCAGGAAACCCTGAAGCGGGTGGGCGAAACCGACCACAAGGTTCTGGGCATCTGCTTTGTGGAAGATCCGGAATCCGACACCGGTATTCCCGCCAGCGACGAGCTGGAAACCATGGGGTGTGCGGTGAAGGTTCACCACGCCCAGAGCGAAGGCGGCAAGGTTCAGTTTATTGCCCAGGGCATGCAGCGGTTCCGAATCGTTCAGTGGCTGCGCCGCCGCCCACCCTACCTGGTGGAAGTGGAATACCCGGAGGAGCCGGAGGAGCCGGCGGATGAACTCAAGGCTTACACGCTAGCCATCATCGCTGCCATCAAGGAACTGCTGCGCACCAACCCGCTGTATGGTGAGGAGGTGAAGCAGTATCTGTCCCGCTTTGGCCCGGAAGACAGCTCGCCACTGGCGGATTTCGGCGCCTCGATGACCAGCGCCCCGGGCCGGGAATTGCAGGATGTACTGGATACCGTCCCCCTGCTCCGGCGCATGGAGAAAGTCCTGCTGCTCATGCGAAAAGAGCTGGAGGTGGCCCGCCTGCAATCCGAGATCAACGAGGAAGTGAACGAGAAGGTGCAGAAGCACCAGCGCGAATTCTTCCTGCGTGAGCAGCTGAAAGTCATCCAGCGGGAGCTGGGCATTGCCAAGGATGACAAGACGGCGGACGTGGAACGCTTCGAAGAGCGAATGGCCAAACTGAATCCACCGGAAGCCGTGCAGGAGCGATTCAAAGATGAAATCCAGAAACTGCAGGTACTGGAACAGGGCTCGCCGGAGTATGGCGTTACCCGCAATTACCTCGACTGGATTACCCAGGTGCCCTGGGGTGTGCATTCCGAAGACCATTTTGACCTGGCCGAAGCCCGCCGCATCCTCGATCGGGACCACGACGGTCTGGACGATGTAAAAGACCGTATCATCGAGTTCCTGGCTGAAGGTACCTTCAAGGGCGAAGTGAGTGGTTCCATACTGCTGCTGGTCGGCCCGCCGGGGGTGGGCAAAACCTCCATCGGCCGCTCGGTGGCCGATGCCCTGGGCCGGGAGTTCTACCGTTTCAGCGTGGGCGGTATGCGCGATGAAGCCGAGATCAAGGGCCACCGCCGCACCTACATCGGCGCCATGCCCGGCAAGTTCGTACAGGCCCTGAAAGACAGCAAGGTGGCCAACCCGGTGATCATGCTGGATGAGATCGACAAGATCGGCTCGTCCTATCAGGGTGACCCGGCCTCTGCCCTGCTGGAAACCCTGGACCCTGAACAGAACAAAGAGTTCCTGGACCACTACCTGGATGTGCGCATGGACCTGTCCAAGGTATTGTTTGTGTGTACCGCCAACCAGCTGGACACCATTCCCCGGCCGCTGCTGGACCGGATGGATGTGATTCGCCTGTCCGGCTACATCGCCGAAGAAAAACTGGCCATCGCCAAGCACCACCTGATGCCGCGGCTGCTGAAACGGGCGGGCCTGCTGAAGAAACAGCTCAACATTACCGATGCCGCGCTCCGGCAGGTGATCGAAGGCTATGCCCGGGAAGCCGGCGTGCGGAACCTGGAAAAGCTACTGCACAAGATCATCCGCAAAGGCATCGTAAAACTGCTGGAAAACCCGGACAAGCCGGTGAAAGTCGGCGTTGCAGACCTGCAGGACTATCTGGGACAGCCCGCGTTCCGCAAAGAGAAATCCATGAAGGGCACCGGCGTGGTCACCGGACTGGCCTGGACTGCCATGGGCGGCGCCACTCTGAGCATCGAGGCCTCACGCATCCACAGCAGCCAGCGGGGCTTCAAGCTCACCGGGCAGCTGGGGGATGTGATGAAGGAGTCGGCGGAAATCGCCTACAGTTACGTCTCCTCCAACCTGAAACGCTACAAGGGCGACCCGACCTTCTTCGACAAATCCTTCGTGCACCTGCACGTACCCGAAGGCGCAACGCCAAAAGACGGGCCGAGCGCCGGCATTACCATGGCCACCGCCCTGTTGTCCATTGCCCGCAAGGAAGCCCCGCAGCAGAACATTGCCATGACCGGGGAGCTGACCTTAACCGGGCAGGTGTTGCCGGTGGGAGGTATTCGGGAGAAGGTGATTGCTGCGCGCAGGCAGAAGATCAACAACCTGATACTGCCAGAGGCGAACCGGGGCGATTATGAGGAGCTGCCGGAGTATTTGAAGGAAGGGATATCGGTGAATTTTGCCAAGCACTACAACGACGTGTTTCAGGTGTGTTTTGGGAATAAGCCGAGGCAGGGGTCTAGTGTGCATTAGTAATAGGGTCTGTCCCAGGGGTCTGTCCCCAAAGGGGACTGACCCGCTTTTGCCCGTCTAAAGCACCCAACTAGAACCCATGGGTCCAAGATGGGTCAGTCCCCGTTCGGGGACAGACCCCTAACCAAACTCAAACCCATTGGGTCCAAAATGGGTCAGTCCCCGTTCGGGGACAGACCCTTAGGACAAGCCCCAGTCAGGCTTTTTCCTTCCAGCCATCATCCTTGAGCACAGATCCAACGGTCAGCACCGGTGAGGCATCAATGTCGTCGGCATCCATCATGTTCGCTACTCGCTGCAATGAGGCCAGGATCATGGTCTGCTCCCATTCGGCCAGGCTCTGGAACTTGGCGATGAAGTCTTCCTGCAGCGGGTTGGGGGCGCGGGCGAGTATCTCGGCGCCTTGTTCGGTCAGGTGCGCGTGTACTTTGCGTTTGTCCTGGGTGCTGCGCACGCGGTATACCAGCTTGCGAAGTTCAAGGCGGTCCAGAATGGTGGTTACGGTGGCCTGGCTGAGGCTGACATTTTCGGCGATGGTGCCGATGGTCACTTCCCCCATGTCCCGGATGGTGCGCATAATCAGCAGCTGCGGGCCGGTCAGTCCGGCGTGCTTGCTTAACCGCTTGGAATGAAGATCCGTTGCCCGGATAACCCGCCGAA from the Marinobacter sp. LQ44 genome contains:
- the lon gene encoding endopeptidase La, which gives rise to MNDENRKDSLEEFEEDVTEYIGKDENSKSLVLPQQARPRRMYVLPVSNRPFFPAQVQPVVVNQDPWQETLKRVGETDHKVLGICFVEDPESDTGIPASDELETMGCAVKVHHAQSEGGKVQFIAQGMQRFRIVQWLRRRPPYLVEVEYPEEPEEPADELKAYTLAIIAAIKELLRTNPLYGEEVKQYLSRFGPEDSSPLADFGASMTSAPGRELQDVLDTVPLLRRMEKVLLLMRKELEVARLQSEINEEVNEKVQKHQREFFLREQLKVIQRELGIAKDDKTADVERFEERMAKLNPPEAVQERFKDEIQKLQVLEQGSPEYGVTRNYLDWITQVPWGVHSEDHFDLAEARRILDRDHDGLDDVKDRIIEFLAEGTFKGEVSGSILLLVGPPGVGKTSIGRSVADALGREFYRFSVGGMRDEAEIKGHRRTYIGAMPGKFVQALKDSKVANPVIMLDEIDKIGSSYQGDPASALLETLDPEQNKEFLDHYLDVRMDLSKVLFVCTANQLDTIPRPLLDRMDVIRLSGYIAEEKLAIAKHHLMPRLLKRAGLLKKQLNITDAALRQVIEGYAREAGVRNLEKLLHKIIRKGIVKLLENPDKPVKVGVADLQDYLGQPAFRKEKSMKGTGVVTGLAWTAMGGATLSIEASRIHSSQRGFKLTGQLGDVMKESAEIAYSYVSSNLKRYKGDPTFFDKSFVHLHVPEGATPKDGPSAGITMATALLSIARKEAPQQNIAMTGELTLTGQVLPVGGIREKVIAARRQKINNLILPEANRGDYEELPEYLKEGISVNFAKHYNDVFQVCFGNKPRQGSSVH
- a CDS encoding MarR family winged helix-turn-helix transcriptional regulator, translated to MNNYEQVLVALRRVIRATDLHSKRLSKHAGLTGPQLLIMRTIRDMGEVTIGTIAENVSLSQATVTTILDRLELRKLVYRVRSTQDKRKVHAHLTEQGAEILARAPNPLQEDFIAKFQSLAEWEQTMILASLQRVANMMDADDIDASPVLTVGSVLKDDGWKEKA
- the modB gene encoding molybdate ABC transporter permease subunit; this encodes MFQLGPAEWQAIEVTFKLCLYTTIILLLLATPLSWWLAQGRTQFRTVVQAIVALPLVLPPTVLGFYLLITLGPRGVVGQTLQDLGFQHLAFSFEGILIASVIYSMPFAVQPLTEAFRNLGRRPVEVASSLGAGAWDRFRTVIFPLSRGGFVVAATLTFAHTLGEFGVILMLGGSIPGETKVLSVLIYDHAEAMNYDAAHSLSLMLLIFAFATLFVVYSINRRFEVAKL
- the trxA gene encoding thioredoxin; amino-acid sequence: MSNSPHIFDATADNFQQKVMDASATTPILVDVWAEWCAPCKQLMPILQKLAEEYQGNFQLAKVNADEQQELTASLGVRSLPTVILVKNGQAVDGFNGALPESEIRKVLEKHIDAPSEDPYEKAHALWEAGDVDGALAILTEMNQKDPENLDVLIDLAQLKAEQGDLDTAEQVLNSLPPEEKLQHKAKQLAARVKFLKQSGELPAQSELEAKLEANPKDPEALHQLSLHKVLQDKNAEAMDLLIRLMQSDSTYKDGVAKTTLVELFEKLGNNNPDVRTYRRKLYTLMH
- the modA gene encoding molybdate ABC transporter substrate-binding protein, whose amino-acid sequence is MYQWFKPWRVLSVLAALLFTSSLQAGELVRIAAASDLRYALDDIIELYREANPAANVQVVYGSSGKMTTQIINGAPYDIFFSADIAFPKRLEQEGLTATPPAVYAIGRIVLWSNTLDAGSLTLNDLTSDSITRIAIAQPAHAPYGLRAREAMQAVGVWEAVQPKLVFGENIAHAAQMAASGAAQVGVIALSLAKFPELATHNHYLIDDNLHNPLTQGYVVTRRGGNKPEAMHFADFMATEQAHSIMEQYGFVMP
- a CDS encoding IS1380 family transposase, encoding MVPEKLTFSPLSRRQIEADFSGGHITSDAGLLLLREVDKQHQLTQRLATVLDDARNPVLVRHKLQTMVRQRVFGVAAGYEDLNDHEALRADQALQTATGEDAILAGKSTLCRMEQRVDRQAVINAHELLWHHFIEQHETPPKEIVLDFDGTDIPVHGDQPGKFFNAYYDHHCYFPLYVFCGRHLLVSYLRTSNRSDSRHSWAILALLVKFIRQYWPDTRIVFRGDSGFYRPRLLSWCDRNNVDYLVGISKNSRLLKEVDVPSMLVRRAHGELGEKVSATYRFQYQAHTWKYPRWVVARLEEGEFGSNPRFVISSRYDDGLKLYYEQYCARGDMENRIKDQQLCLFADRTSSTRWWTNQWRLLLSGFAYTLFERLRAHLKKTPFERMSASNLRLKLIKVGAVIIRNTRRIRVLMSDAYPYKDELSDLVRQLVPG
- a CDS encoding KamA family radical SAM protein — protein: MNSIVTFPNRIPVQEFEERRFKVFTDRQLDKIEAIQNLPEETLFEMKVVASVLPFRVNEYVINELINWDKVPNDPIYQLVFPQKGMLKDEHYEQMAKLHREGADKKDIQAAAKVIRDELNPHPAGQMEMNMPELDGEVLDGVQHKYRETVLFFPSQGQTCHSYCTFCFRWAQFVGDKDLKMASTDAEKLHGYLQEHTEVTDLLVTGGDPMVMKTKNLVQYLEPLLQPEFDHIQTIRIGTKALTFWPYRFVTDKDADELIELFAKLVDGGKHVAIMAHYNHWQEITTGIAEEAIRRIRATGAEIRAQGPLIKHVNDNADDWAKLWKREVKLGIIPYYMFVERDTGAKNYFEVPLAEAYHIYREAMKKVSGLARTARGPSMSAGPGKVEVQGITEIKGEKVFVLRFLQGRNPDWVQRPFFAKYSETATWLHELEPAFGEEKFFFEDEFEAMKQGKA
- the modC gene encoding molybdenum ABC transporter ATP-binding protein, with the protein product MTLYLQGHLRHGKDFELKVNHELPLEGVTALFGRSGCGKTTLLRIIAGLERPRGAVVRFGGQHWQRGRQFLPLHKRRIGLVFQEHSLLPHLSARENLLYGYQRTPTEQRRLHPDEVTAMLGIEHLLDRRIDQLSGGQRQRFSLGRALLISPQLLLLDEPMAALDTQTKREIMPFLSRMAAESGVPIIMVSHSPDEVTRLADRVVFMQNGQIQNVETLREALARPDSPLFDDAGAASVLEGTLGEAGEDNARPFGPPEARLWLTSSAPAAGMDRTRISILARDVSLSLVDPQHISIQNHLPVTIERIDPPRDNRCVVACRTADGQLLLAEITARAVQQLGLATGKQVYALIKSVALLA